From Ipomoea triloba cultivar NCNSP0323 chromosome 5, ASM357664v1, the proteins below share one genomic window:
- the LOC116020746 gene encoding uncharacterized protein LOC116020746: protein MASLNFHSAKTHSFPDFNPPKSQSNPFLAALAVSGEETQRRRCRRHRVFAVSPPCSRQLTHRSSDQPRRDVNPAELERWMKGSVEEIVRNLEGGSAAAAAAALVVEVYAGDGEARFKAEKAVADEWAALREELERKCPDGLIFVEELCDGGDGGGDRCWGIVIQGRDCAAPVCYLLKTCRAAAAAGVELSCTHFCLVKVKSFRESAFGQFMNSWLAK from the coding sequence CCAAATCCCAATCCAACCCTTTCCTCGCAGCGCTGGCGGTCTCCGGCGAGGAAACCCAGCGCCGCCGATGCAGGCGCCACCGCGTTTTCGCGGTGTCTCCGCCGTGCAGCCGCCAGCTCACTCACCGGAGTTCGGATCAGCCGAGGAGGGACGTGAATCCGGCGGAGCTGGAGCGGTGGATGAAAGGGTCAGTGGAGGAGATCGTGAGGAACCTGGAGGGGGGCTCcgccgcggcggcggcggcggcgttgGTGGTGGAGGTGTACGCCGGCGACGGCGAGGCCCGTTTCAAGGCGGAGAAAGCGGTGGCGGACGAATGGGCGGCACTGAGGGAGGAACTGGAGAGGAAGTGCCCTGACGGGCTCATATTCGTCGAGGAGCTTTGCGATGGCGGAGACGGCGGCGGCGATCGGTGCTGGGGGATTGTGATTCAGGGCAGAGACTGTGCCGCGCCGGTTTGCTATCTGTTGAAGACTTGCAgagctgcggcggcggcgggcgTGGAGTTGTCTTGCACCCATTTTTGCTTGGTGAAGGTGAAGAGCTTTAGGGAAAGTGCTTTTGGGCAATTCATGAATTCATGGCTGGCAAAGTGA